The Musa acuminata AAA Group cultivar baxijiao chromosome BXJ2-2, Cavendish_Baxijiao_AAA, whole genome shotgun sequence genome contains the following window.
aatattacgatgcatacctttcttattgttcagaagagataaaccttatctgatctacaagtgcTCTAtcgtcggatctgaaatatcaatctgcaaggatctgcaaaaagaactagatccttctcctctcttcctatctattCACACTCTTCCTATCTATTCATAGGACctcctagattgatggattaggggattaagggagagggagattgagagaaaaacttaatctctcacttgactcaaattgagagaaaaaccttaatatCTCAATTGACTCAATTGACTCAGATACTACTCAAATGCGCACTTGACCCTTAGAGGTCCTATTTATCAGATGCGCACATATAATAtatttagcccctagaggtcctgtctatttataggcgagagcagagggtctaggataagttattaggagagttccttccatcaaggttatctcttaaagaatcctactttaatatggacttcttttctattgaccaataaccataatcagaatccaataatatctataatatatcttacctaattaaataggaccaTATAATCTAACAGTTGTTGGTCAAAGAACAGCCAACGAATTCAGATAGAGTGTAATGGTAGAAGAACACCTGCGTTCTCTATATAGTTTTTGCTTCCCTTCACCATCTGCCCACTGCGTTAGCAAAGTATCGCTGGAACATGTTGGGGAAAGAAGCTACCGACCATGAAACCTGTTGCTGCTGAACATTTCGCCATGAGAATCCAAAGAGGAGACTTCTGATTCTTTTATTTTAATGGTCATGTGATGTTCCGAGGCATGCAAGATAATGTCTTGTACAGTAGTAATCcaggatttattattcttttaatgGTCATGTGATGTTCCTTACCATGCACGATCATGTCCTGTACAGTAGTAGCTCATTGCAAAGGCACACAGGCATGATTCATGGTGCCGTGAAATGACAAGGAATTCCAGCATACAATCTAAACAAGTAGTCAGTCGCAGAAAGCAACACAATCAAAAGGAAGAACAAAGAAAATGAGGTAGGAGGCTTACTTGGCCAAAATTGAGTAGCCATGGCATAAGTTGGAACTTTAGGCAAGCCTTGCATCAACCTCTCACATAGGTTTAGCACATAATTCAGGCAGCTCTCAAAGCATATCAAATTGCATGTCGCTGATTTCGACTCATAATCAACAGATTGCTTGCTAAAGCAGGGAACGCACAAGATGGAGTAGGTATGACTAGGAATGGCAGCTAGCAGAATCATTGTTAGTTTCATGTCGTTCAGTGAAGTTCCCTATTTCCCTGTTCAATCATTTGAATCATATATCTAGTTTTCATGTCGATTTACTCACCTAATTCCGTTGACTTCCTCGGCAATGTGAACCTCGGAATCTTTGGCTTCTTTGGCATTGCACTAGAAAATGACTCCCCAACGGACGCGCCGCGCCCGTGCTGCAGTCAAGCAGCGGAGTGGCGGAGAAGCCTCGCCCCTGTCGCGAGGCACAGGTCCCAAGTGCACGGCCACTGCCTGCGACAGCCGTGAGCACGACGGAGTCCATGGAGGGGATCTCGCTCCCCCTTCCCACTGTGGAGACCAACAACAGGGCCCGACagttctcttccttttctttattCCCCGCGCTTTGTGATGCACGAACAAAAGCGGCGAAGCGCACGCATTCAAAGGGAGCGGAGAGATAAAGAGCAGTTCTTTTGCTCTGCTACCAAGCGTATCTCTTTTCTCTGGTAGCTGAAGTAGTTCGACTTGCCTTGAATGCTTTTCGCTTTTCTTCCGTGTAATTTCCTGCGAAGGTCGCCGCCTCCCTCCCTCCCAGCGTTTCTTGCAAGCTGCTGAGCTATTAACTCTGCAGGCTGTGAGCTCTGGAAACTGAAGAGAAGCGCAGCAGCCATCTCTGCAACTGACCATGCCGCCTCACACAGAGGCgaccttcctttttcttcttctactctgcttcttctctgccacagGTGATGCTTTGTTTTCTTTCCTCGATGCTCTCCGCCGAGTATTCTTCTCTTGCGCTGCCCAAGTTTGGATTTTGACGCCGCAAGATCCTCTTTTTACCTCTTCTCGGTGCTCTTTAACGCGCTGTCGTCGTCTGTGGCAGCTAAAGGTGGGCGCTTTGCGAGGCTGGGCATCAACTATGGCACCCTCGGCGACGATCTCCCCTCCGCCGCTCGCTCTGTGCACCTCCTCCACTCTATTGGCGCCGGCGCAGTCAAGATCTATGACGCCAACCCGGCCATCCTCCGCGCACTCGCTGGCACCCGCTTCCGCGTCTCCATCATGGTGCCCAACGAAATCATCCCCTCCCTGGGCGTCAACGCCTCCGCTGCCGACGCCTGGGTCGGCACCAACCTCGGCCCCTTCTACCCCGCCGTCCGCGTCCGCTACCTCCTCGTCGGCAACGAGATTCTCTCCTACACCTCCCTCGCCAACTCCACCTGGCCCTTCCTCGTCCCCGCCATGGTCAACATCCACCGCGCCCTCAGCGCCCGCTCCATCTGCGACGTCAAGGTCGGCACGACCCTTGCCATGGACGCCCTCGTGACCTCCTTCCCGCCCTCCGCAGGCGCCTTCCGCTCTGACATCGCTGAGCCGGTGATGCGCCCTCTACTCCGTTTCCTCCACAAGACCCGCTCCTACTACTTCGTGGATGCCTACCCTTACTTCGCCTGGGCCTCGAATCCCTCCTCCATCCGCCTCGACTACGCCCTCTTTACCTCCAATGCGAGCTTCAACTACTTCGACCCAGGGAGCAAGCTGACCTACACCAATCTGTTCGACCAGATGCTCGAcgcggtggcggcggcgatggGCCGGCTAGGGTCCGGCGACGTCCGGATCGCGGTGGCGGAGACGGGTTGGCCGAACGCCGGCGACCTGGACCAGATCGGGGCCAACGTACACAACGCGGCCATCTACAACCGGAACCTCGCGCGGCGGCTGGCGGCGCGTCCGGCCGTAGGAACGCCAGCGCGGCCAGGGGCGGTGATGCCGGTGTTCGTTTTCTCTCTCTACAACGAGAATCAGAAGCCTGGGCCGGGGACGGAGCGCCACTGGGGGCTGCTGTACCCCAACGGGAGCAAGGTGTACGAGGTGGACCTCAGCGGGCGGCGGCCGCTGGACTCGTACCCGCCGCTGCCGCCCCCGGATAACAACGAGCCGTACAAGGGGAAGATCTGGTGCGTGTTCGGCGGCGACCGGAAGGCGGCGGCGAACGCGACGACGGTAGGGGCGGCGCTGGCGTACGCGTGCGGGCAGGGGAACGGCACGTGCGACGCGATCCGCCCAGGGGGGCCATGCTACAAGCCGAACACGCTCGTGGCGCACGCGAGCTACGCGTTCAACTCCTACTGGCAGCAGTTTCGGCAGGCGGGCGGGACGTGCTTCTTCGACGGGCTCGCCGTGCAGACCAAGACCGACCCAAGTAAAGGCCCACTTCCTTTCTCTTTACGGTGGCTTCCTACGGAAGTTGAAGTTAGTCTTTATTGTCCATAACCTGTTCGCTGAAAGTTCAAACTGACGCAACTATTGCATGGTCCAGTGTGCGATATAGCAGGTAGGATTAGATTATGGCAACTTCTAGGATTCACAAAGAACTGAAACATAGAATATGGTTTAAGGTTTAGAATTGTGTGATGACTAAAATTAATTATAGATCAATGTAAAGAATGCAGTGTTTAAATGGAGAAGTCAGAACTAAAATGATGGCAACTTCTTTATGTGAAAATTAAGATGAATGTGATACATACCGTATTGCAATGGCAACAAATTGGAGTTGATTTGAGATGGGTCGGTAATGGTTATGATTGGACTTCCGAAAACAATAAACTGCTCGGGCTTGATATCAATGGAAATGAAAATGTTTATGATATTGTTCAAGTCGTAAAATATATCATAAAACATATCTTTCCTCTATAGGTACTTGCTGAGGTTGGCATTTTGGCCACCGAGAAGAGGTAGCTTGAGTCATTGTTTTTAAGAGATTTCCTAGTTATGAAGTATATTATAACAGATGATATGGATGAGGGTAACAATTAGTTGTTTCTGATTTATTAGACATGTATCTGGTTGTGAATACCTCAATAACATATAGTGCCTAGCATAGAGCAAAACATAGAACAAAGTAATGTgtttttttactaatattatcTTTGCAATTATTCTgaaagattagataaacaaacatTCGAATTAATGGTGATGTTGTATTTGATTGTCAATAGTTGATAGCATATGGAGCCTTGTATATGGCATAATATTGAACAAAGGAATGTTCTTTGACTTGCTCGCAAAATGGTATGACAGGTTAGAGAAAGAAGCATTCAACCTAAAGTGACATTCCCATTCAACTTGGCACTAAGAAAAAACATCTTTTTCACATAGGGGAAATTTGTCACAAAATGATTTGAAGGATTGGGCAATCAAACATTCATTTTGATACTAAGAAACAACTCATTGTTTTCAGATAAGGGAGACTTTGACAATTTAGTCGCCTATTAACTTATGCTTTGAAGTTTAAAATGTAAATGTTTAGCAAAATTCTCTAACATGTATGCCATTTTTTAGTTGATTTCTTCATGGTTCGTATCATGATCATGATATATTTTGGGGAACTATTGTCACTCTTCATTTCTGTAATACTCTCTTAATTGTTGAAACTGTTCTTCATGCTTCAGTAGATTACCGTTTATAACGATATGGGAAGATTGTTTGTGAAAGCACAGTTATGGAGCATTTGTGTCGGATGCAATGCTTTCTTCATGGGCTTTACAGATTCATGAAATAATGTGGCTTTACGGTCACACAAAAAAATTTCGAtctaatgattctcctttttatttGTGTGCTCTCTTTCTATGTTTGTTGTCTTGATTGAAAATGCTGGCTGGAGTGATTTTTTGATGATCTCTGCAGGTTACGGAACTTGCAAATACGCGAGTTTGACAAACTGAGGAGTATTAACACTATCAGCAGCATGTCAAAATCAATATGTGATTTGCGGAATCCATTTGTTGAAACTCTTATTTATTTCCAGTGTTATGAGTTATTTTGAGATTAATTTGCAGTGGTATCTGAATTTCGAGGGTTACCTCTCTGTATCGTTCCAACTTAAATAAATTTTACCGTGTTTTGCTGTTCATCTATTCTCTACCTgttttttcttctaatttctTTTGGCATTTTCATTCATTCCACTTTGTAAAATTTGTTGATGTCGATAATTATAATGAGGAAGCATATAAATTCTGTGATAAATATGAGCAATTACTTTTATGCAGTTGGTTTAGAAAATTCTCCAGGGTTACTTGGAGTGAGCAAAAGTTTCATTTGGATGAAACCAATTTCTCCTCCTCTTAAAATGTTAATGAGTTCCAAAAGAGTGTAGCAGGTTAGCTGCAATTATATTGATGATCACCCAACGCATGAACCGTTTTAGCCTGATACTATCGATAATATCGATAGGAA
Protein-coding sequences here:
- the LOC135605199 gene encoding probable glucan endo-1,3-beta-glucosidase A6; translated protein: MPPHTEATFLFLLLLCFFSATAKGGRFARLGINYGTLGDDLPSAARSVHLLHSIGAGAVKIYDANPAILRALAGTRFRVSIMVPNEIIPSLGVNASAADAWVGTNLGPFYPAVRVRYLLVGNEILSYTSLANSTWPFLVPAMVNIHRALSARSICDVKVGTTLAMDALVTSFPPSAGAFRSDIAEPVMRPLLRFLHKTRSYYFVDAYPYFAWASNPSSIRLDYALFTSNASFNYFDPGSKLTYTNLFDQMLDAVAAAMGRLGSGDVRIAVAETGWPNAGDLDQIGANVHNAAIYNRNLARRLAARPAVGTPARPGAVMPVFVFSLYNENQKPGPGTERHWGLLYPNGSKVYEVDLSGRRPLDSYPPLPPPDNNEPYKGKIWCVFGGDRKAAANATTVGAALAYACGQGNGTCDAIRPGGPCYKPNTLVAHASYAFNSYWQQFRQAGGTCFFDGLAVQTKTDPSYGTCKYASLTN